The Cuculus canorus isolate bCucCan1 chromosome 16, bCucCan1.pri, whole genome shotgun sequence genome includes a region encoding these proteins:
- the LOC128853850 gene encoding uncharacterized protein LOC128853850, translating into MLPTKRHSSSILTIKDMLDNGFVVGSSSHIHSPVHSYMDSSSASKTDTWELLMDLDNTTKGSSLCVVKQPESMSSCVKTDLHSLTQGISDLSLVCFCKAHHGQTTLDLSSLSCEHLSRGGCLMDMASHNTSTPCKKEKHPKLLESLLCKSTELAGDLSTLGKMPAPRWEISAIKTLDASVSLDMSAEELRSLGCSKHDMPSLESSVVIPLAWPGAFKRHPTWIHRPATLETSLSDAEPVPVFLQQAP; encoded by the coding sequence ACAGTTCAAGTATCCTGACAATAAAGGATATGCTGGATAATGGGTTTGTGGTTGGGAGCTCCAGCCATATCCATTCTCCTGTCCACAGTTATATGGACTCTAGCAGTGCCTCCAAAACAGACACTTGGGAGCTTCTGATGGACTTGGATAATACAACAAAAGGCAGCTCTCTATGTGTTGTCAAGCAGCCGGAGTCTATGAGCAGCTGTGTGAAGACTGACCTGCACAGCCTGACCCAGGGTATCTCTGACCTCAGCCTCGTCTGCTTCTGCAAGGCCCACCATGGTCAGACCACCCTTGACCTGTCCAGTTTGTCTTGTGAGCACCTCAGCAGAGGGGGCTGCCTGATGGACATGGCATCGCACAACACTTCAACACcatgtaagaaagaaaagcatcccAAACTGCTGGAGAGCCTGCTCTGCAAGAGCACCGAGCTTGCTGGTGACCTCTCAACCCTTGGGAAGATGCCAGCACCCAGATGGGAGATCTCGGCAATAAAAACTCTAGATGCTAGTGTGTCCCTTGACATGAGTGCTGAGGAGTTAAGGTCACTTGGGTGCTCCAAACATGACATGCCATCCCTGGAGTCCTCTGTAGTAATTCCTCTGGCTTGGCCTGGAGCCTTCAAGAGGCATCCTACATGGATCCACAGGCCTGCCACCCTGGAGACCTCGCTGA